A single Gemmatimonadales bacterium DNA region contains:
- a CDS encoding site-specific DNA-methyltransferase, with product MARKFAERDAAFAARPALLGTRHELYLGDARSMLELDAGRKLHLVVTSPPYWTLKNYEGTAGPAQLGAVQDYERFQLELAKVWRRCFDLLVPGGRLCVVVGDVCLPRKSGGRHRVVPLHADIASHCGRIGFDYLTPILWHKIANAVTEVEGNGAAFLGKPYEPNAIIKNDVEYVLLFRKPGAYRSPTEEQRRLSLIDKNDHAAWFRSIWTDIPGASGQKGHPAPFPVKLAYRLIRMFSFVGDTVLDPFVGSGSTTQGAIQAYRSSVGYEIEPYYFDQLKQRFSQFQAGIEITFGG from the coding sequence GTGGCGCGCAAATTCGCGGAGCGGGACGCCGCGTTTGCGGCGCGCCCGGCCCTTCTTGGGACCCGCCATGAGCTCTACCTCGGCGATGCGCGATCCATGCTTGAGTTGGATGCGGGTCGGAAGTTACATCTGGTTGTCACTTCTCCACCTTATTGGACTCTGAAGAACTACGAGGGAACGGCCGGACCAGCTCAGCTCGGCGCTGTCCAAGATTACGAGCGGTTCCAACTTGAGCTGGCGAAGGTCTGGAGGCGCTGTTTCGACCTGCTCGTCCCGGGCGGCCGGCTTTGCGTGGTCGTCGGCGATGTGTGTCTACCCCGCAAGTCGGGGGGGCGTCATCGTGTAGTTCCTCTCCATGCTGACATCGCCTCGCACTGCGGCAGGATTGGGTTCGACTACTTGACCCCGATTCTATGGCATAAGATCGCGAACGCCGTCACCGAGGTCGAAGGGAACGGAGCGGCATTTCTCGGAAAGCCGTATGAACCCAACGCTATCATCAAGAATGACGTGGAATACGTCCTTCTTTTCCGAAAGCCCGGGGCGTACCGTAGTCCGACTGAAGAGCAGCGTCGCTTGAGCCTGATAGACAAGAACGACCATGCAGCGTGGTTCCGATCGATCTGGACCGACATTCCGGGCGCCAGCGGTCAGAAGGGCCACCCGGCACCTTTCCCGGTCAAACTCGCTTACCGGCTGATCCGCATGTTCTCCTTCGTCGGCGATACCGTCCTCGACCCCTTTGTCGGGTCTGGCAGCACGACCCAGGGAGCAATTCAGGCCTATCGTTCGAGCGTCGGCTACGAAATCGAGCCTTACTATTTCGATCAGCTCAAGCAGAGGTTCAGCCAGTTCCAGGCCGGCATCGAGATCACATTCGGCGGTTGA